Proteins encoded in a region of the Haloarchaeobius salinus genome:
- a CDS encoding signal recognition particle protein Srp54 gives MVLDDLGSSLRGTLDKLRGKSRISEEDVEEVVKEIQRSLLQADVDVSLVMELSDNIKQRALEEEPPSGTPARDFVLRIVYEELVDLIGDSTELPLEEQTIMLAGLQGSGKTTSAAKMAWWFSKKGLRPAVIQTDTFRPGAYDQAKQMAERAEVEFYGDPDNDDPVDIARKGLEATEDADVHIVDTAGRHALEDDLIEEIEEIEATVDPDISLLVLDAAIGQGAKEQAQQFDESVGIGGVVITKLDGTAKGGGALTAVNETDSSIAFLGTGEEVQDIERFEPEGFISRLLGMGDLGSLVERVERAMEETQEEEEDWDPEDMLQGKFTLKDMKKQMDAMNRMGPLDQVMDMIPGFGGGGLKDQLPDDAMDVTQERMRSFEVIMDSMTDDEMENPRSVGQSQVERISRGSGQPEEKIRELLQQHKMMEQTLKQFQGGMDGDMQRMMKKMQQQGGGGGGMGGMGGGGGPFG, from the coding sequence TCACGCATCTCCGAGGAGGACGTCGAGGAGGTCGTCAAGGAGATCCAGCGGTCGCTACTGCAGGCGGACGTCGACGTCTCCCTCGTGATGGAGCTGTCGGACAACATCAAACAGCGCGCGCTGGAGGAGGAGCCGCCGTCGGGCACACCGGCGCGTGACTTCGTCCTCCGCATCGTCTACGAGGAGCTGGTCGACCTCATCGGTGACTCGACGGAGCTCCCGCTGGAGGAGCAGACCATCATGCTCGCCGGCCTGCAGGGGTCGGGGAAGACGACCTCCGCGGCGAAGATGGCGTGGTGGTTCTCGAAGAAGGGGCTCCGCCCGGCGGTCATCCAGACGGACACGTTCCGTCCGGGTGCGTACGACCAGGCCAAGCAGATGGCCGAGCGCGCCGAGGTGGAGTTCTACGGCGACCCCGACAACGACGACCCGGTCGACATCGCCCGGAAGGGGCTGGAGGCGACCGAGGACGCCGACGTCCACATCGTCGACACGGCCGGCCGGCACGCGCTGGAGGACGACCTCATCGAGGAGATCGAGGAGATCGAGGCGACCGTCGACCCGGACATCTCGCTGCTGGTGCTCGACGCCGCAATCGGGCAGGGCGCGAAGGAGCAGGCCCAGCAGTTCGACGAGTCCGTCGGCATCGGCGGCGTCGTCATCACGAAGCTCGACGGCACCGCGAAGGGTGGCGGCGCGCTGACCGCCGTCAACGAGACGGACTCCTCCATCGCCTTCCTCGGGACCGGCGAGGAGGTCCAGGACATCGAGCGCTTCGAGCCGGAGGGGTTCATCTCCCGCCTGCTCGGCATGGGCGACCTGGGCTCGCTCGTCGAGCGCGTCGAGCGCGCGATGGAGGAGACCCAGGAGGAGGAAGAGGACTGGGACCCGGAGGACATGCTCCAGGGCAAGTTCACCCTGAAGGACATGAAAAAGCAGATGGACGCGATGAACCGCATGGGCCCGCTCGACCAGGTGATGGACATGATCCCGGGCTTCGGCGGCGGCGGGCTGAAGGACCAGCTCCCCGACGACGCGATGGACGTCACCCAGGAGCGCATGCGCAGCTTCGAGGTCATCATGGACTCGATGACCGACGACGAGATGGAGAACCCGCGCTCGGTCGGCCAGTCACAGGTCGAACGCATCTCGCGGGGCTCCGGCCAGCCCGAGGAGAAGATCCGCGAGCTGCTCCAGCAGCACAAGATGATGGAGCAGACCCTGAAGCAGTTCCAGGGCGGTATGGACGGCGACATGCAGCGCATGATGAAGAAGATGCAACAGCAGGGCGGCGGCGGTGGCGGCATGGGCGGGATGGGCGGCGGTGGCGGGCCGTTCGGGTAA